A single genomic interval of Pyrobaculum arsenaticum DSM 13514 harbors:
- a CDS encoding type II/IV secretion system ATPase subunit: MLDFRLEPCQGVVVEEYQSEGARVQIYQSEDGYCYNVAYAFPYSEKIGEYAYKVVEYLTANQFIRPNITREELGKLIEMAMTDIGVPKQLRAAVRYYVQLEAADYSYLTPILYDIRLENININGTENPIFVDHRDYGYNIKTNVIPTNKETLIKIVGRVYAETGRPLNEQYPIQDTYIRLRNGALLRFATAMSGRVARNPPYVSVRVQPPFPISPTELIKRKTISPLAMAYLWYMFEHHKSVMVIGGTGTGKTTLLNALMVLLPHKRLAIAEETPEIRVPPSFQNVVMLFTSPMYDYMKNLPGSESAIYLIDLVKYLLRARPDIIVIGESRGREIHELIQGVLTGHGGATTFHAEDIMEVFMRLTGEAIGVSSEHLSAFHVLATIRRFDFGRRVTSITEVVWLRAYPYAAPGKVKIKDEEFGLINVGWYDPRTDTVEIDLRRSYWLQKIGGYEEILERAKFLTALVERGVIDAEKVAEAVREYYREKHALLKKV; this comes from the coding sequence ATGCTTGACTTCCGGCTAGAGCCTTGCCAGGGAGTTGTGGTTGAGGAGTATCAATCCGAGGGCGCAAGGGTACAGATATACCAGTCGGAGGATGGGTACTGCTACAATGTGGCTTATGCCTTTCCATACAGCGAGAAGATCGGTGAGTATGCCTACAAGGTCGTCGAATACCTGACAGCCAACCAGTTCATACGTCCCAACATAACAAGGGAGGAGTTGGGAAAGCTTATCGAAATGGCCATGACTGATATAGGAGTGCCTAAACAGCTACGCGCGGCTGTGCGGTACTACGTCCAGCTCGAAGCAGCCGACTATTCCTATCTCACGCCCATACTGTACGACATAAGGCTCGAGAACATCAACATCAACGGCACGGAAAATCCCATCTTTGTCGACCACAGGGACTACGGCTACAACATAAAGACTAACGTAATCCCGACTAACAAGGAGACGCTTATTAAAATCGTGGGCAGAGTGTACGCAGAGACCGGGAGGCCGCTTAACGAGCAGTACCCCATCCAAGACACGTACATTAGGCTGAGGAACGGCGCGTTGCTCCGCTTCGCCACCGCCATGTCTGGCCGCGTGGCAAGAAACCCGCCGTATGTGTCTGTACGTGTGCAACCGCCGTTCCCCATCTCGCCTACTGAGCTGATAAAGAGAAAAACCATATCGCCTCTCGCCATGGCGTACCTCTGGTACATGTTCGAGCACCACAAATCGGTGATGGTTATCGGGGGCACAGGCACAGGCAAAACCACCTTGCTTAACGCGTTGATGGTACTACTGCCACATAAACGCCTGGCAATCGCAGAGGAGACACCGGAAATTAGAGTGCCGCCGAGCTTCCAGAACGTTGTCATGCTCTTCACATCGCCAATGTACGACTACATGAAAAACCTCCCCGGCTCAGAGTCGGCTATATACCTAATTGACCTCGTGAAGTATCTCCTGAGGGCTAGACCTGACATAATCGTAATCGGCGAGAGCCGCGGCAGAGAGATCCACGAGCTTATACAAGGCGTCCTCACAGGCCACGGCGGTGCTACCACCTTCCACGCCGAGGACATCATGGAGGTGTTTATGAGGCTGACAGGAGAGGCTATAGGCGTGTCCTCCGAACATCTCTCGGCTTTCCACGTACTCGCAACTATTAGAAGGTTCGACTTCGGCAGACGTGTCACTTCTATTACAGAGGTTGTGTGGCTGAGGGCGTACCCCTACGCCGCGCCTGGAAAAGTAAAAATCAAAGATGAAGAATTCGGGCTGATAAACGTGGGCTGGTACGACCCGCGGACAGATACTGTGGAAATAGATCTCAGAAGATCGTACTGGTTGCAAAAAATAGGGGGCTACGAGGAGATACTTGAAAGAGCAAAATTCCTAACAGCATTGGTAGAGAGAGGTGTGATCGATGCCGAGAAAGTGGCAGAAGCCGTAAGGGAGTACTACAGAGAGAAGCACGCGCTGCTAAAGAAAGTCTAG
- a CDS encoding multiprotein bridging factor aMBF1, translating to MYCEICGRVIEGDPIPIEVDKAVLYVCRGCAARYGKRAPPQTVQKKPPQSQKAKPPSPRLPPVEVELVENYGEVIRVARQNLGLSREALAAMLGVKETVLRRVEAGQLQPDYALAKKLEKALGVKLLVEAKEEASGAKSGGKVERGLTLGEVVEIREDGEK from the coding sequence GTGTATTGTGAGATATGCGGTCGTGTGATAGAGGGGGATCCGATACCTATAGAGGTGGATAAGGCGGTTTTGTATGTATGTAGGGGTTGCGCCGCGAGGTATGGTAAGAGGGCTCCGCCCCAGACCGTCCAGAAGAAGCCGCCGCAGTCACAGAAGGCGAAGCCGCCTTCGCCGAGGCTACCCCCTGTTGAGGTGGAGTTAGTGGAGAACTACGGCGAGGTGATAAGAGTCGCGCGGCAGAATCTCGGCTTGTCCAGAGAGGCCTTGGCTGCTATGTTGGGGGTGAAGGAGACTGTGTTAAGGAGGGTCGAGGCTGGGCAGTTGCAGCCGGACTACGCGCTTGCGAAAAAGCTGGAGAAGGCGCTTGGGGTCAAGCTACTGGTTGAGGCAAAGGAGGAGGCTAGCGGCGCCAAGAGCGGTGGGAAAGTGGAGAGGGGGCTGACGCTAGGCGAGGTGGTGGAGATCAGAGAAGACGGTGAGAAATAA
- a CDS encoding orotidine 5'-phosphate decarboxylase / HUMPS family protein produces MLPVIAALDVGVLKALDLVKLLKDKVAGFKVGWDLVFEGGISIISEISRYGNVIVDLKLADIPYIVNRVIDKVVEKGACCAILHGFLYPSLPKGDRVYVLAKMTAPTLYDEVWERLVEQVRDVRGFVLPGNKPEVVAYVRKKVGCSYRIITPGIGAQGGRPGEALRAGADFEIVGRYILEKPDRVTEWAGLSSRCFNTP; encoded by the coding sequence GTGTTGCCAGTCATAGCGGCTCTTGACGTTGGTGTGCTGAAGGCCCTGGATCTGGTAAAGTTACTGAAAGACAAAGTAGCGGGGTTTAAGGTGGGCTGGGATCTTGTCTTTGAGGGAGGTATATCCATAATAAGTGAGATCTCGAGATATGGCAACGTCATTGTAGACCTAAAGCTGGCGGATATACCGTATATAGTAAATAGAGTCATAGATAAGGTAGTCGAGAAGGGGGCGTGTTGCGCCATACTCCACGGCTTTCTCTACCCTTCCTTGCCGAAAGGAGACAGGGTGTACGTCCTTGCTAAGATGACCGCTCCAACTCTTTACGACGAGGTTTGGGAAAGGCTAGTGGAGCAGGTTAGGGATGTTAGGGGATTTGTGTTGCCAGGCAATAAGCCCGAGGTGGTGGCATATGTCAGGAAAAAAGTGGGGTGTAGCTACAGGATCATTACGCCTGGGATAGGCGCCCAAGGAGGACGCCCTGGAGAGGCCCTTAGGGCAGGTGCAGATTTCGAAATCGTTGGGAGGTACATACTAGAAAAGCCGGATAGGGTGACTGAGTGGGCCGGCCTCAGTTCCCGTTGCTTTAATACACCTTAA
- the rimI gene encoding ribosomal protein S18-alanine N-acetyltransferase, which yields MTLEIVLEGPQRLMGKDGKTAFVIREATTKDLNDVIMINRKVLPENYPTWFFVEHLEQFPKAFIVAEIDGRVVGYIMSRVEYGWSNIQKGKAVRKGHIVSVGVLPEARRLGIATAMMLRAMKAMKVFYGASEVYLEVRVSNTPAISLYEKLGYKVVGRIPGYYSDGEDAFLMACPL from the coding sequence ATGACCCTCGAAATTGTACTAGAGGGCCCCCAGAGACTTATGGGTAAAGACGGCAAGACCGCATTTGTGATCAGGGAAGCCACTACCAAAGATCTCAACGATGTGATCATGATAAATAGGAAAGTGCTACCGGAGAACTACCCCACTTGGTTTTTTGTAGAGCACTTGGAGCAGTTCCCCAAAGCCTTCATCGTTGCCGAGATAGACGGCAGAGTAGTAGGCTATATCATGTCTCGTGTCGAATATGGCTGGAGCAATATCCAGAAGGGGAAGGCTGTGAGGAAGGGACATATCGTCTCTGTGGGCGTGCTCCCCGAGGCGAGGAGACTTGGCATCGCCACTGCAATGATGTTGAGGGCCATGAAGGCCATGAAAGTGTTTTACGGCGCGTCGGAGGTATATCTCGAAGTCCGGGTCTCCAATACGCCAGCGATATCCCTTTATGAAAAACTAGGTTACAAAGTGGTTGGGCGAATTCCCGGATACTACAGCGATGGCGAAGATGCCTTTCTAATGGCTTGTCCTCTATAG
- the hflX gene encoding GTPase HflX → MRNKALLAYSGPKTPNLVYKLEEFASLVEVAGFEVSELVTQYGRADTRFYLGAGKAREVASKDFDVFIAYHSLTPLQVFNLEQLFKRRVVDRVFVILVIFERRAGSIESKLQIELARLRYELPKVKEYLRRAKMGEQLGFLGAGEYVIDSYYRHMVRRISSIKKRLEEAKKGRVMHIKKRKEAGVPEVVLTGYTSAGKTTLFNRLVSENKIVDGRPFATLETYSRALDIWGKRVVLTDTIGFIDDLPPVLIESFHSTLQEIIDADRILLVIDGSEPYEEVARKISTSVRTLGEVGVDRSKIIPIVNKVDKIRLEELRNLRKVLEKYFTWFVPVSALTGFGIEALKAVLFFQVPGYTIVRASGDGNPVGLRVGDVVFVPVKE, encoded by the coding sequence GTGAGAAATAAGGCGCTCCTAGCCTATTCGGGCCCAAAGACCCCCAATCTTGTTTACAAACTGGAGGAATTCGCTTCGCTGGTTGAGGTTGCTGGGTTCGAAGTTTCGGAGCTGGTGACCCAGTACGGGAGGGCGGACACGCGGTTCTATCTAGGAGCTGGCAAGGCGAGGGAGGTCGCCTCTAAGGATTTCGACGTATTCATAGCGTACCACAGCTTAACACCCCTTCAGGTTTTCAATTTGGAACAGCTCTTCAAGAGGAGGGTGGTGGACAGGGTTTTTGTAATTCTGGTAATTTTTGAGAGGAGGGCGGGTAGTATAGAGTCTAAGTTGCAGATCGAGCTCGCTAGGCTTAGGTACGAACTGCCTAAGGTGAAGGAGTATTTGAGGAGGGCCAAGATGGGGGAGCAATTAGGCTTTCTGGGCGCCGGCGAGTATGTAATAGACTCGTACTATCGCCACATGGTGAGGCGCATTTCGTCAATTAAAAAGAGGCTCGAGGAGGCGAAGAAGGGGAGGGTTATGCATATAAAAAAGAGGAAAGAGGCCGGAGTCCCCGAGGTTGTGTTAACCGGCTATACAAGCGCCGGCAAAACTACGCTGTTTAACAGACTTGTGAGCGAGAATAAGATCGTCGATGGGAGGCCCTTCGCGACGTTGGAGACCTACAGCAGGGCGCTGGATATATGGGGTAAGAGAGTTGTGTTGACAGATACGATAGGCTTTATCGATGATTTGCCTCCAGTCCTTATAGAATCGTTCCACTCCACGCTACAAGAGATCATAGATGCCGATAGGATCTTGTTGGTAATAGACGGCTCAGAGCCTTACGAGGAGGTGGCGCGGAAAATCAGCACCTCGGTGAGAACATTGGGAGAAGTAGGCGTAGATCGCAGTAAAATTATCCCAATTGTTAACAAGGTGGATAAAATAAGGCTAGAGGAGCTGAGGAACCTGAGGAAGGTGTTGGAAAAGTATTTCACGTGGTTTGTCCCGGTGTCCGCTCTCACAGGCTTCGGCATAGAGGCGCTTAAGGCCGTCTTGTTTTTCCAAGTGCCTGGCTACACAATTGTTAGGGCAAGCGGCGATGGAAATCCGGTGGGGCTCCGTGTGGGCGACGTAGTTTTTGTGCCGGTAAAAGAGTAA
- a CDS encoding DUF763 domain-containing protein: MRLAGTADLPLHDGTVPYWLLSRMKKLASLVLTIMHDIYGPDGIVERFAHPVFFQAFNDLIGMDWDSSGSTTVTTAVVKEALSKSEIPVRVAGGKGRQALNAPNELAEISRQFNLDAERLIATSRLVAKVDNVLVQDGYDLYHHAFFVSSTGRWAVVQQGLNPEVRMARRYHWLATENYFDSPHTGVVGVKRNRVLNLASAKSRENRSVILELVNEGATKVAKYLALLRGQATLFDVPRYHPYTKIDIEVRTVVKNLPPPKSVTDFKELLLQYRVGPKTLRALSLVAELVFKTPADWNDPATDPFKFAFAVGGKDGIPYPVDRRTYDELIAILDVVVDKARSDPGLYRYLSHLAKKAEAWRYPQDKKKPTL, translated from the coding sequence GTGAGACTTGCCGGAACGGCGGATTTGCCTCTTCACGACGGTACAGTGCCGTACTGGTTGCTTTCCAGGATGAAGAAGCTGGCATCGCTTGTATTAACCATTATGCACGATATATACGGCCCAGACGGCATTGTGGAGAGGTTTGCCCATCCTGTATTTTTCCAGGCGTTTAATGATCTCATCGGGATGGATTGGGACAGCTCCGGCAGTACTACCGTCACTACTGCCGTTGTTAAGGAGGCGTTGTCCAAGTCCGAGATCCCGGTTAGAGTGGCAGGGGGCAAGGGGAGGCAGGCCTTAAACGCGCCGAACGAACTGGCGGAGATATCCCGGCAATTTAATCTAGACGCCGAGAGGCTAATCGCCACTTCTAGGCTAGTGGCGAAAGTGGACAACGTATTGGTGCAAGACGGCTACGACTTGTACCACCACGCCTTCTTCGTCTCCTCCACCGGCAGGTGGGCGGTGGTACAACAAGGCTTAAATCCAGAAGTTAGGATGGCTCGTCGGTACCACTGGCTCGCTACTGAAAACTACTTTGACAGCCCCCACACCGGCGTGGTGGGCGTAAAGCGCAATAGAGTGCTCAACTTGGCGTCGGCAAAGAGCAGAGAGAATAGGTCCGTCATCCTAGAACTCGTAAACGAGGGGGCAACGAAGGTGGCGAAATACCTCGCGCTTCTACGCGGACAAGCGACTCTCTTCGACGTACCAAGATACCACCCCTATACGAAAATCGACATAGAAGTAAGGACAGTTGTGAAGAATTTGCCCCCGCCCAAGTCGGTAACCGACTTCAAGGAGCTTCTTCTGCAATACCGCGTGGGACCTAAAACCCTCCGGGCCCTTTCGCTGGTGGCGGAGCTTGTGTTTAAGACCCCCGCCGACTGGAACGACCCGGCAACGGACCCATTCAAATTCGCCTTCGCAGTAGGCGGAAAGGACGGCATACCCTACCCCGTTGATAGAAGGACATACGACGAGCTCATAGCTATACTCGACGTCGTGGTGGACAAGGCAAGGAGTGATCCAGGCCTCTACCGCTACCTTTCTCACCTAGCCAAGAAGGCCGAGGCGTGGAGATACCCCCAAGACAAGAAAAAGCCGACGCTTTAA
- a CDS encoding transcription factor, with amino-acid sequence MKDAYLYVVEKSVAWEFDSPEYGRLARKIVELLYERKEDLTDDRIAILLNISTAETRRILQYLMKLNLIGVRKKTTEDYRIEYAWYVDDEIIRQAISSRARVVREKLSMLIRSLTEGAYYICPSCFIRYSLDEAVNWGGTCPICGTQLEYVENVEEINKLTKIFEKLEKL; translated from the coding sequence GTGAAAGATGCGTATCTCTATGTTGTTGAGAAGAGCGTTGCGTGGGAATTTGACAGCCCTGAGTACGGCCGGCTGGCGAGGAAAATAGTGGAGTTGTTGTACGAAAGGAAAGAGGACCTCACCGACGATAGGATCGCCATTCTTCTCAACATCTCAACCGCTGAAACTAGGAGGATTCTCCAGTATCTCATGAAACTTAACTTAATTGGAGTTCGGAAGAAGACGACTGAGGACTATAGAATTGAATACGCCTGGTATGTTGACGATGAGATTATAAGACAGGCAATTAGTAGCCGAGCTAGGGTAGTGCGTGAAAAGTTGTCGATGCTTATAAGATCGCTTACAGAAGGTGCGTATTATATCTGCCCAAGCTGTTTTATTAGATACTCGCTTGACGAGGCGGTTAACTGGGGAGGCACGTGTCCGATATGTGGAACTCAGCTAGAGTATGTGGAGAATGTAGAAGAAATAAATAAATTAACTAAAATATTTGAAAAACTTGAAAAACTATGA
- the pyrB gene encoding aspartate carbamoyltransferase → MWRGRDVITMRDFGRGELEELFETAKYMEKYAKSRVDFLKGKIMAVAFFEPSTRTRLSFETAMRRLGGDVIGFWGAEGTSVEKGETLADTIRMLDAYSNIIVIRHKLEGAAKLAAEVAESPVINGGDGAFNHPTQAMLDLYTIWREFGHIDGLNIGLMGDLRYARTINSLLEALANFDVRTFLISPEYLRPRAETLDYVKSRGLKLSFHTNVEEVIHELDVLYVVRVQRERFLDPLEYERVKGSYRVTLEILKKAKKHLAILHPLPRVDEIDHRLDNTPHAKYFKQAALGVPLRMALIYLILSQP, encoded by the coding sequence GTGTGGCGTGGTAGGGATGTCATAACAATGCGCGACTTCGGCAGAGGTGAATTAGAGGAGCTTTTCGAGACTGCGAAGTACATGGAGAAATACGCCAAAAGCCGTGTTGATTTCTTAAAGGGTAAGATCATGGCCGTCGCCTTCTTTGAGCCGTCCACACGGACTAGGCTAAGCTTTGAAACGGCAATGAGGAGGCTGGGAGGTGACGTAATAGGCTTCTGGGGCGCCGAGGGGACCAGCGTGGAGAAGGGAGAGACGCTCGCAGACACGATAAGGATGCTAGATGCGTATTCGAATATTATCGTCATTAGGCACAAGCTGGAGGGGGCCGCCAAGCTGGCCGCTGAGGTGGCGGAGAGCCCCGTAATAAACGGCGGGGACGGCGCCTTTAATCACCCTACGCAGGCAATGTTAGACCTTTACACCATATGGCGCGAGTTCGGCCACATAGACGGCCTAAACATAGGGCTTATGGGCGATCTACGCTATGCCAGAACTATAAACAGCCTCCTGGAGGCTCTCGCGAATTTCGACGTAAGGACTTTTCTAATCTCTCCGGAGTACCTACGCCCGAGGGCAGAGACTCTGGACTACGTCAAGTCGAGAGGCCTAAAGCTCAGCTTCCATACCAACGTGGAGGAGGTAATACACGAGCTAGACGTGCTGTACGTAGTCAGAGTACAGAGGGAGAGGTTCTTAGACCCCCTCGAGTACGAAAGAGTAAAGGGTAGCTACCGAGTCACGTTAGAAATTCTAAAAAAAGCAAAGAAGCACCTAGCGATACTACACCCGCTACCCCGAGTCGACGAAATTGACCACAGACTAGATAACACGCCGCATGCTAAGTACTTCAAACAAGCCGCGTTAGGCGTCCCTCTTAGGATGGCTCTTATATACCTAATCCTTTCACAACCATGA
- the tgtA gene encoding tRNA guanosine(15) transglycosylase TgtA codes for MAFEISAKDLAGRVGKLYTKSGVIETPTLFPVVDPRKQEIPLSIIKQYFGQVITNSFFVYRLTGGRVVDVKKLLGWDGIIMTDSGAYQILRYGTIDVDPDEILVYQDKIGTDIGVILDLPFDYEEPYDSALLKVEETIRRAKRAAATLLDKLSMLVVGPIQGGVYFDLLARSAREISRLGFPILAIGSPTTLLEEYRFDVLLEAVLHVKANITREAPLHLFGAGHPLILPFAVALGVDLFDSASYILYARDNRIMLRDRTLRLDDVKTEHLPCSTKLCYKTVKELREMTQEERTLLIAEHNLAVLREEILEIRQRIHEGTLWEYLEIKARAHPTLYRFLKSLGRYKRLIEEYDPETHPQPHGLILFSDTASSRPEPFRHRMRLANTHPTSKIAIVLNIAEKPYNRSWEYLYVKKVAGDRAHVLFYDPVFGIVSEEVAEVYPLSQNEAEGEDEAARAHAYEWLSQYDLILAYNIDLPILGKKVVKLQSLEEVSLYI; via the coding sequence GTGGCCTTTGAAATTTCAGCAAAAGACTTAGCCGGGCGCGTCGGCAAGCTTTATACAAAAAGCGGCGTAATAGAGACGCCGACTCTATTTCCAGTAGTTGACCCAAGAAAGCAGGAGATTCCTCTTAGTATTATTAAACAGTATTTCGGACAGGTTATTACTAACTCTTTCTTTGTGTATAGGCTTACCGGCGGGAGAGTTGTAGATGTGAAAAAGCTCTTGGGTTGGGACGGCATAATTATGACAGATAGCGGCGCGTATCAGATACTGCGCTACGGAACTATAGACGTGGATCCTGACGAAATTTTAGTCTACCAGGACAAGATAGGGACCGATATAGGCGTCATACTTGACCTACCTTTCGACTACGAAGAGCCATATGACAGCGCGTTGCTGAAGGTAGAGGAGACGATTAGGAGAGCTAAAAGAGCCGCCGCTACCCTTCTTGACAAGCTCAGCATGTTGGTCGTAGGTCCTATACAGGGCGGCGTTTACTTTGACCTACTGGCCAGGTCAGCACGGGAGATCTCAAGACTCGGCTTCCCAATTTTAGCAATAGGTAGCCCCACTACCCTACTGGAGGAGTATAGATTCGACGTCCTTCTCGAGGCAGTTCTACATGTGAAAGCTAATATTACGAGAGAGGCCCCGTTGCACCTATTCGGCGCGGGGCACCCATTAATTCTTCCCTTTGCCGTAGCCTTAGGCGTCGATTTATTCGACAGCGCCTCCTATATATTATACGCAAGAGACAACAGGATTATGCTCCGGGATAGGACGCTAAGACTTGACGACGTGAAGACTGAGCACCTCCCATGTAGCACGAAACTTTGCTACAAAACTGTAAAGGAGCTTAGGGAAATGACACAAGAGGAGCGGACGTTGTTAATAGCGGAGCACAATCTAGCCGTGTTAAGAGAAGAGATTCTTGAAATAAGACAGAGAATACATGAGGGGACGCTTTGGGAGTATCTTGAAATAAAGGCAAGAGCCCACCCAACCCTTTACAGATTTCTTAAAAGTCTAGGAAGATACAAGCGTCTAATTGAGGAGTATGACCCAGAAACCCATCCCCAGCCGCACGGGCTAATACTCTTTTCAGACACGGCTTCTTCTAGGCCTGAGCCTTTTAGACATCGGATGAGGCTTGCCAATACACACCCAACTTCGAAAATCGCAATTGTACTAAATATCGCGGAAAAGCCCTATAACAGAAGCTGGGAGTACCTCTACGTGAAAAAAGTGGCAGGTGATAGAGCCCACGTGTTGTTCTATGACCCCGTGTTTGGCATCGTATCTGAAGAAGTTGCCGAGGTGTACCCCTTGTCGCAAAACGAAGCCGAAGGCGAGGATGAGGCGGCGCGCGCGCATGCATACGAGTGGCTAAGCCAGTACGACCTCATCCTAGCCTACAACATAGACCTGCCCATACTAGGTAAAAAGGTTGTAAAACTCCAGTCTCTAGAGGAGGTTTCTCTATATATATAG
- a CDS encoding proteasome assembly chaperone family protein — protein sequence MKIDIKIFKPVENYEIFITGFAGIGIVGHLATKYIARNCEVVGVVRYRGEPPIVSIEGDRLLLQNEIFSCGRVVGIVNNYGIHEAAVYDYARAVASWVAANEFKTAVLFGGLDGRLKRDDEQLRIVYTSAYKRAGLPTGDAKVLEQGLQIVGPLAYLISFFEELDFPAIVILPYADVTRPADPYAASVAVDFFSKLYNFHVDTSGLRQLAEELEREIEEARRRLEEQARREETSKLYI from the coding sequence ATGAAAATTGATATTAAAATTTTCAAACCAGTTGAAAATTACGAAATTTTCATAACTGGTTTTGCGGGTATAGGCATAGTTGGCCACCTCGCCACTAAGTACATTGCGCGGAATTGCGAAGTCGTTGGCGTCGTGCGGTATAGGGGGGAGCCGCCTATTGTATCAATAGAGGGTGACCGGCTCTTATTGCAAAACGAGATATTTTCCTGTGGCCGCGTTGTAGGTATTGTTAACAATTACGGCATTCACGAAGCCGCCGTCTATGATTACGCCAGGGCAGTAGCGTCCTGGGTAGCGGCAAATGAGTTTAAGACAGCGGTGCTTTTCGGCGGCCTTGACGGGAGGTTAAAAAGGGATGACGAGCAACTACGCATAGTTTACACCTCTGCGTACAAAAGAGCAGGACTGCCAACTGGTGATGCGAAAGTCCTTGAGCAGGGGTTGCAGATAGTGGGGCCATTGGCATACCTTATATCGTTTTTTGAAGAGCTCGACTTTCCGGCAATTGTGATATTGCCGTACGCAGATGTGACTAGGCCAGCCGATCCCTATGCAGCAAGCGTTGCTGTGGACTTCTTCTCGAAGCTCTATAACTTCCATGTAGACACAAGCGGGTTGAGACAGTTAGCTGAGGAGCTGGAGAGAGAGATCGAAGAGGCGCGGAGGCGGCTGGAGGAGCAAGCACGGCGCGAGGAGACCTCTAAGCTATATATATAG
- a CDS encoding phosphomannomutase/phosphoglucomutase has product MSVFKAYDIRGVVDRELTMELVEKIGYAISKFFGGGDIIVGMDVRTHSFRIAEALARGLLSGGDVIFIGTSTTPVTHYASYVLQRPAVMITASHNPPEYNGMKIMKSGGLDLESQEIQRLATMLEGPPAEKRGVVRVADALSRYMDYMSGRFGELGLSAGFDPANAAGVVLKPLLKKVFQKVVAINDVPDGRFPAHLPDPEKAENLQQLRALVKENNLDVGIALDGDCDRVGLVTARGEIFRPEKIVYALLNYLAKPGDVVVLDVTMPLYLEKVAEERGVKVVRQRVGHSFQKPTAVKYNALFWAEYSGHIGFREHNYFDDGIYAALKLLATLGDAGVTMDEVLEKAPKVYEERVDIRATDPRRAVEEAKKRAANLEFHELDGLDIRTKDGRVLIRPSNTEPVIRVKIESNTKDGFDRLKSLVAQLLP; this is encoded by the coding sequence ATGTCGGTTTTTAAGGCCTATGATATAAGAGGGGTGGTAGACCGCGAGTTGACAATGGAGCTTGTGGAAAAAATCGGCTACGCGATTTCCAAGTTCTTCGGCGGAGGCGACATTATAGTGGGGATGGACGTGAGGACGCACTCTTTTAGAATTGCGGAGGCTCTTGCCCGGGGTCTCCTCTCCGGAGGCGACGTCATTTTCATCGGAACCTCTACGACGCCGGTGACGCACTATGCGTCGTACGTGTTGCAGAGACCTGCCGTGATGATCACAGCCTCGCACAACCCGCCTGAGTACAACGGTATGAAGATCATGAAGAGCGGAGGCCTCGACTTGGAGAGCCAAGAAATTCAGCGACTTGCAACTATGCTAGAGGGGCCACCTGCGGAGAAGCGCGGCGTAGTGCGGGTTGCTGACGCGCTGTCCCGCTACATGGACTACATGTCGGGCAGATTCGGGGAGCTCGGTCTCTCAGCCGGCTTCGACCCGGCTAATGCGGCCGGCGTGGTGCTAAAGCCTTTGCTTAAGAAGGTGTTTCAAAAGGTGGTGGCAATAAACGACGTGCCGGACGGTCGCTTCCCAGCGCACCTCCCCGACCCGGAGAAGGCGGAGAATCTACAACAGCTCCGCGCCTTGGTTAAGGAGAACAACCTAGACGTAGGCATAGCTCTTGACGGGGATTGCGATAGAGTTGGCTTAGTCACAGCGAGGGGGGAGATCTTCAGACCCGAGAAGATTGTATACGCGTTGCTAAATTATCTAGCCAAGCCAGGCGACGTCGTAGTCCTAGACGTGACAATGCCCCTTTACCTAGAAAAAGTAGCCGAAGAGAGGGGGGTAAAGGTGGTTAGACAGAGAGTTGGCCACAGCTTCCAGAAGCCAACTGCTGTCAAATACAACGCGCTCTTCTGGGCGGAGTACAGCGGCCACATAGGCTTTAGGGAGCACAACTACTTCGACGACGGTATCTACGCGGCGTTGAAGTTGCTCGCTACGTTGGGCGACGCCGGCGTTACCATGGATGAGGTATTAGAGAAAGCGCCGAAGGTGTACGAAGAGCGTGTAGACATTAGGGCAACCGATCCTAGAAGGGCTGTGGAGGAGGCCAAAAAGCGGGCGGCTAACTTAGAGTTCCACGAGCTGGACGGTCTAGACATACGCACTAAGGACGGAAGAGTCTTAATTAGGCCGAGCAATACCGAGCCCGTTATCCGCGTGAAAATTGAAAGCAACACAAAAGACGGGTTTGACAGACTTAAGTCGCTGGTGGCTCAGCTACTGCCATAG